From Demequina lutea, a single genomic window includes:
- a CDS encoding HNH endonuclease signature motif containing protein — MAVDAANIARVSALVGELAREDVSGLSQEDFLAAHDAAARLGRLADMLRARFAGDVARRSMPDLPGGGLARRQGFGNAGQMVSRVTGGTTAGAMRAIEAGLALMPDPALMPDLSHQADPSQPDCVPEPRYPVVASAALCGDLSMEAAGLIRSGLETIADRVPSERLHELERRLVDKAVNLAPHDVRRLVATAVARADLPGHEERELRQHAERFLAWKEDHTGMVTFTGKLDAVTAAPIRTVIEQIVTHDFRARRDQDPSDQDQRTVGQMRADALFEVCRHALGCKETDQSGIRTTIVVRMYKSGLDTGRGLGRIDGVDQPVSVGQLRRLAGDAGIIPEVLGGESEVLDLGRRVRLFTLAQRLALLERDGGCAKCHAPPEHCEAHHIRWWENGGRSDLKNGVMLCTRCHHDIHRQGWEILVHANRVDFIPPPTIDPARQPQPGGLAAITIRDIGNLEPPSTRTKELAHVRTARAVSSLPSRPTP; from the coding sequence ATGGCGGTCGATGCGGCGAATATTGCGAGGGTGAGTGCCCTCGTGGGTGAGCTTGCGCGCGAGGACGTTTCGGGTTTGTCGCAAGAGGACTTCCTCGCGGCTCACGACGCTGCGGCGCGTCTTGGGAGGCTCGCTGACATGCTACGGGCGCGCTTTGCGGGCGATGTCGCCCGACGCTCGATGCCCGACCTTCCCGGCGGCGGGCTCGCACGGCGGCAGGGTTTTGGGAACGCGGGGCAAATGGTGTCGCGGGTGACGGGCGGGACGACGGCGGGGGCGATGCGGGCGATCGAGGCCGGACTCGCGCTCATGCCCGACCCTGCGTTGATGCCGGACCTGTCCCACCAGGCCGACCCGTCCCAGCCCGACTGTGTACCTGAACCCCGGTATCCGGTGGTGGCCAGCGCCGCGCTCTGCGGCGATCTGTCGATGGAAGCCGCGGGGCTGATCAGGTCAGGTTTGGAGACGATTGCGGACCGGGTGCCGTCCGAGCGGCTGCATGAGTTGGAGCGGCGCCTCGTCGACAAGGCCGTGAACCTTGCCCCCCACGACGTGCGACGGCTCGTCGCGACCGCGGTCGCACGGGCGGACTTGCCAGGTCACGAGGAACGCGAACTGCGTCAACACGCGGAGCGGTTCTTGGCATGGAAGGAAGACCACACCGGGATGGTGACGTTCACCGGCAAACTCGATGCGGTGACCGCGGCACCGATCCGCACCGTGATTGAACAGATCGTGACCCACGACTTTCGTGCCCGACGGGATCAAGATCCCTCTGACCAAGATCAGAGAACCGTGGGTCAGATGCGTGCCGACGCCCTCTTCGAGGTGTGCCGCCATGCGCTCGGGTGCAAGGAAACAGACCAGTCAGGGATCCGCACCACCATCGTCGTGCGGATGTACAAGAGTGGTCTGGACACGGGGAGGGGGCTAGGTCGCATCGACGGTGTTGATCAGCCCGTCTCGGTGGGGCAGCTACGCCGCCTCGCAGGGGACGCAGGCATCATTCCCGAAGTACTCGGCGGTGAAAGTGAGGTCCTTGACCTGGGCCGCAGAGTCAGGCTCTTCACGCTGGCACAAAGACTCGCACTACTCGAACGTGACGGTGGGTGCGCCAAGTGTCACGCCCCACCCGAACACTGCGAAGCCCACCACATTCGTTGGTGGGAAAACGGTGGTCGCAGCGATCTCAAAAACGGGGTCATGTTGTGTACGAGATGCCACCACGACATCCACCGCCAAGGCTGGGAAATCCTCGTCCACGCGAATCGCGTCGACTTCATCCCACCACCCACCATCGACCCCGCACGACAACCCCAACCAGGCGGACTCGCCGCAATCACCATCCGCGACATCGGCAACCTCGAACCCCCGTCCACCCGCACGAAGGAACTCGCGCACGTCCGGACGGCGCGGGCAGTGTCGTCCCTGCCCTCACGACCCACCCCCTGA
- a CDS encoding AAA family ATPase has protein sequence MHWRIEDFKGLASGELELAAGTVTVLAGANSSGKSSLLQSLLLTAQSVYQEGPVVLNGSLTRLGEASDLVRNGAETTRIAIRFQGSSDSHWDETVELPIEEAVPEYLAELELRPDGNGGAMVLNEVRVLREDLPDSVLKLSKVNARAGDVAQVAKIIKNKSAEILHVKSLMGSPERPLRTYVAFVGLIPIALVKLETEAQIETRYRTRLMSALRESTQGLSENGIKTVANVPTPELVSASREIWYAMRIRGNDREFQNVLQSSLSRSQGALVPQLMALTATERPRFVDAFANHRARRHYIHIPIRNREAKRGWATFSVESGLLEHGLAARNDESLKALSAIADEFEHLGARVQYLGPLRDEPRVVWTQWNEEARGLPVGARGEFSAAVLSRRAQRAVRYVSPQGVPVTTSLNDAVDSWLAHLQIGEAVATRSRGKLGVGVEVRVGGKLRDLTSVGVGVSQALPLIVAFLSVPDDSVFIVEQPELHLHPAVQARLADFMITSRPQLCVVIETHSESFLTRVRRRAAEGTLDPARVRVTFVEGSDEGARTRVLELSKSGDLSDWPRGFLSGADDDTGAILRENLRRAGADR, from the coding sequence ATGCATTGGCGTATCGAGGACTTCAAGGGGCTTGCCTCTGGTGAATTGGAACTTGCGGCGGGCACCGTGACTGTTCTCGCGGGAGCCAATAGCAGTGGAAAGTCTTCGCTGCTGCAGTCTCTGTTGCTGACGGCGCAAAGTGTCTACCAGGAAGGACCTGTGGTCCTGAATGGATCGCTGACACGGCTGGGGGAGGCCTCCGACCTCGTGCGCAACGGGGCCGAGACCACGCGGATCGCGATCCGGTTCCAGGGTTCCTCCGATTCGCATTGGGACGAGACTGTCGAACTGCCGATCGAGGAGGCAGTGCCCGAGTACCTGGCAGAACTCGAGTTGCGTCCCGATGGTAACGGTGGCGCCATGGTGCTTAACGAAGTCCGCGTCCTAAGGGAAGACTTGCCCGACAGTGTGCTGAAACTGAGCAAAGTGAACGCACGTGCGGGTGACGTGGCACAAGTGGCGAAAATCATAAAGAACAAATCGGCCGAAATACTCCATGTCAAATCTCTCATGGGAAGCCCCGAACGACCCTTGCGCACCTATGTCGCGTTTGTCGGCCTGATTCCTATTGCGCTCGTGAAACTTGAGACGGAAGCTCAAATCGAAACGCGGTACCGGACGAGGTTGATGTCCGCGCTTCGAGAAAGTACCCAAGGATTATCGGAGAACGGCATCAAAACGGTTGCAAACGTCCCGACTCCAGAACTCGTCTCGGCCTCACGTGAGATATGGTACGCGATGCGTATTCGCGGGAATGATCGGGAGTTTCAGAATGTGCTCCAATCAAGTCTGTCGCGATCGCAGGGAGCTCTTGTTCCCCAGCTGATGGCGCTAACCGCGACTGAACGGCCAAGGTTTGTGGACGCCTTCGCAAATCATCGTGCGCGCCGCCACTATATTCACATTCCGATCCGCAACCGTGAAGCGAAGCGTGGCTGGGCTACGTTTTCGGTTGAATCGGGATTGCTCGAGCATGGCCTTGCGGCTCGCAACGACGAGAGTTTGAAGGCGCTCTCGGCCATTGCTGACGAGTTTGAACACCTTGGAGCGCGTGTCCAATATCTTGGTCCACTTCGGGATGAACCGCGGGTGGTTTGGACTCAATGGAATGAGGAGGCCCGCGGCCTTCCAGTTGGCGCGCGCGGAGAGTTCAGCGCCGCGGTGCTTTCGCGGAGGGCCCAGCGAGCAGTGCGATACGTGAGTCCTCAAGGAGTGCCAGTAACGACTTCGCTCAACGACGCCGTGGACAGTTGGCTTGCCCATCTGCAGATCGGTGAAGCGGTTGCAACAAGGAGTCGAGGAAAGCTGGGGGTCGGTGTTGAAGTCCGCGTGGGCGGCAAGTTGCGAGACCTAACATCAGTAGGCGTCGGTGTTAGCCAAGCCCTTCCGCTGATCGTCGCGTTTCTATCTGTTCCGGACGACAGTGTCTTTATTGTCGAGCAACCCGAACTCCACCTGCATCCCGCGGTCCAGGCACGGCTCGCAGACTTCATGATCACTTCACGCCCCCAACTGTGCGTGGTCATTGAAACCCACAGCGAGTCGTTCTTGACCCGCGTTCGCCGGAGAGCAGCGGAAGGCACTCTCGACCCGGCACGTGTCCGGGTAACGTTCGTCGAAGGCTCAGACGAAGGAGCGCGCACGAGGGTACTAGAACTAAGCAAGAGCGGGGACCTTTCGGACTGGCCCCGTGGTTTCCTATCAGGCGCAGACGACGACACGGGCGCAATCTTGCGGGAAAACCTGCGGCGTGCCGGCGCTGACAGATGA
- a CDS encoding excalibur calcium-binding domain-containing protein, whose amino-acid sequence MKRQHKDQAGSGDRTVKAVRRHAMAMLIALPMLATALAGCEDTDTSNETTQPAGFVETITTPTAVESEPPSEEPAAEPSPSPSPAPTTTEPGPVVEPAPAAPVAAAPVAAEPEPAPAVAPALDPKFKYCKDAIPAGYGNYVKGVDPEYDWYRDADGDGVVCEF is encoded by the coding sequence ATGAAGAGGCAGCACAAGGATCAGGCCGGGTCGGGCGACCGGACGGTGAAGGCCGTGAGGCGGCACGCCATGGCGATGCTCATCGCTTTGCCAATGCTGGCCACCGCGCTCGCCGGATGTGAGGACACCGACACCTCCAACGAGACGACGCAGCCAGCGGGATTCGTCGAGACGATCACGACACCGACTGCGGTTGAAAGCGAGCCCCCGTCGGAGGAGCCTGCTGCTGAACCGTCGCCGTCGCCTTCACCGGCGCCCACGACGACGGAACCCGGCCCCGTAGTTGAGCCAGCACCCGCCGCTCCCGTTGCCGCCGCTCCCGTTGCCGCCGAGCCTGAGCCCGCACCGGCCGTTGCCCCCGCATTGGATCCGAAATTCAAATACTGCAAGGACGCTATCCCCGCCGGATATGGCAACTACGTCAAGGGTGTTGACCCGGAATACGACTGGTACCGAGACGCTGACGGCGACGGCGTCGTCTGCGAGTTCTGA
- a CDS encoding IS3 family transposase (programmed frameshift) produces MPKKIDPALRDRAVRLVREHRSEYPSLTAASAAVARQVGVGHESVRRWVLQADIDDGSREGVTSAEHAEIKRLKSENSRLREDVAILRAATNFLRGGARPPQSMIMGFIDTMRAEGHAVESTCRVLREQGCQVAARTYRAWRGGHVAVRTVTDAHVVDAVRDTAWTHVPTPDGSLRRKMTPEGLYGRRKMTALIRRTTIPGASTGAVDRAMRVLGLSGVRRDKGVRTTIPAKDGVRAGDLLNRDFTAPQPDHTWVMDFTYCRTWAGWVYVAFIVDVFSQRIVAWHAQTTKHVDLVMIPLRMGLWERGRQGHPILPQQLRAHSDAGSQYVSLAYTDKLALDGIAPSIGSVGDAYDNALMETINGLYKAECIRTTVFHEGPYRTIADVEFATAGWVDWYNTRRLHSSLGYVPPAEFEQAHYATLNREPQPA; encoded by the exons ATGCCAAAGAAGATCGATCCTGCCCTCCGTGACCGTGCGGTGCGGCTGGTGCGTGAGCACCGCTCGGAGTATCCCTCGTTGACGGCCGCGTCGGCGGCAGTGGCCCGCCAGGTTGGGGTGGGCCACGAGTCCGTGCGGCGGTGGGTGCTGCAAGCCGATATTGATGACGGCTCTCGGGAGGGGGTTACGTCCGCTGAGCACGCGGAGATCAAGCGTCTGAAGTCGGAGAACAGCCGGCTGCGCGAAGACGTTGCGATTCTACGGGCGGCGACAA ACTTTCTTCGCGGGGGAGCTCGACCCCCGCAATCGATGATCATGGGTTTCATCGACACGATGAGAGCCGAGGGGCACGCGGTCGAGTCGACTTGCAGGGTTCTGCGTGAGCAGGGCTGCCAGGTCGCCGCGCGCACCTATCGTGCGTGGAGAGGAGGCCACGTCGCGGTCCGCACGGTCACAGACGCGCATGTCGTCGACGCGGTCCGTGACACCGCGTGGACGCACGTGCCCACACCCGATGGTTCCCTGCGCCGCAAGATGACTCCCGAGGGGTTGTACGGGCGGCGGAAGATGACCGCGTTGATCCGCCGCACCACGATCCCTGGTGCATCCACAGGCGCGGTCGACCGGGCCATGCGTGTCCTCGGACTGTCGGGCGTGCGCCGCGATAAGGGCGTGCGCACCACGATCCCCGCGAAGGACGGGGTCCGTGCCGGGGATCTGCTGAATCGGGATTTCACCGCGCCGCAGCCGGATCACACCTGGGTGATGGACTTCACCTACTGCCGCACCTGGGCCGGGTGGGTTTACGTCGCGTTCATCGTGGACGTGTTCTCTCAGCGCATCGTCGCGTGGCATGCGCAGACCACCAAGCACGTCGACCTGGTGATGATCCCCCTGCGGATGGGCCTCTGGGAACGCGGCCGCCAAGGCCACCCGATCCTCCCGCAGCAGCTCCGAGCACATTCGGACGCCGGGTCTCAATATGTCTCGTTGGCCTACACCGACAAGCTCGCCCTCGACGGCATCGCGCCCTCGATCGGGTCCGTCGGCGACGCGTACGATAACGCGCTGATGGAGACGATCAACGGGCTCTACAAGGCCGAGTGCATCCGCACGACCGTGTTCCACGAGGGCCCGTATCGGACGATCGCGGACGTCGAGTTCGCGACCGCCGGCTGGGTCGATTGGTACAACACTCGTAGGCTTCACTCAAGCCTCGGCTACGTTCCACCGGCCGAGTTCGAGCAAGCTCACTACGCGACCCTCAACCGAGAGCCGCAACCCGCATAG
- a CDS encoding GmrSD restriction endonuclease domain-containing protein, whose translation MSNAAAGWFPPDPSAPTELRYWDGNAWTERFHTQAGPVATAGWFPPDPSKPTELRYWDGTTWTERFRTQTPVVVRAKSGPVITTRKLVSSHPWLTSWPVIVVGLCLFVVPGVWLFWFRQDQRPWKKVLATAAAVPFFIASLGVMAAAAPSATPDADAQAQTPVVSASETPSAPSSEAASAGTSPGPSASATPSPTASAVPAGDSATNGTAMAAALELTVKGRAPKTGYTREQFGSGWVDIDRNGCDTRNDELKLRLTNKTMSGSCKVLSGDLQDPYTGTTIRFEYGGASEVDIDHMVALSDAWQKGAASWQFAQRVAFANDPLNVEPVDASANRQKGDGDTATWLPSNKDYRCTYVARQVAVKTKYSVWVTQAELDAMVRVLDKCPNQALPDFGTQPIIASNTGGPAPTTSAPAPAPAPTTSAPAPAPAPAPAPVVAPAPAPVVAVDLDPRFPYCKDAIPAGYGNYVKGVDPEYDWYRDADGDGIVCEY comes from the coding sequence ATGAGCAACGCTGCGGCGGGGTGGTTTCCACCTGACCCGAGCGCGCCCACAGAGCTGCGGTATTGGGACGGCAACGCGTGGACCGAGCGCTTCCACACCCAAGCAGGGCCGGTAGCCACCGCCGGGTGGTTTCCGCCCGATCCGAGCAAGCCCACAGAGCTCCGCTACTGGGATGGCACCACCTGGACGGAGCGCTTTCGCACGCAAACGCCCGTCGTTGTGCGCGCCAAGTCCGGGCCGGTCATCACGACGCGAAAGCTCGTCTCGTCGCATCCGTGGCTCACCTCGTGGCCCGTGATCGTCGTGGGCCTCTGCCTCTTCGTGGTCCCCGGCGTCTGGCTCTTTTGGTTCAGGCAAGACCAGCGGCCTTGGAAGAAAGTGCTCGCAACCGCTGCCGCCGTGCCGTTCTTTATCGCCTCTCTGGGCGTGATGGCGGCGGCAGCACCCTCCGCTACGCCCGACGCCGACGCACAGGCGCAAACCCCGGTCGTCTCCGCATCGGAGACCCCAAGCGCTCCCAGTTCTGAGGCAGCATCGGCAGGGACTTCGCCCGGCCCGTCGGCCTCCGCGACTCCCAGCCCTACCGCGTCGGCCGTTCCGGCGGGCGACTCCGCAACCAACGGCACCGCGATGGCAGCCGCCCTGGAGCTGACGGTCAAGGGCCGCGCCCCCAAGACCGGATACACGCGCGAGCAATTCGGCAGTGGCTGGGTGGACATCGACCGCAATGGATGCGACACCCGCAACGACGAACTGAAGCTGCGTCTGACCAACAAGACAATGAGCGGCTCGTGCAAGGTGCTCTCCGGGGATCTGCAAGACCCCTACACCGGCACCACGATCCGCTTCGAGTACGGCGGCGCGAGCGAGGTCGACATCGATCACATGGTCGCACTTTCCGATGCCTGGCAAAAGGGTGCAGCATCGTGGCAATTCGCACAGCGAGTCGCGTTCGCCAATGACCCCTTGAACGTGGAACCGGTAGACGCAAGCGCAAACCGCCAAAAGGGCGACGGCGACACCGCGACGTGGCTGCCCTCCAACAAGGACTACCGGTGCACCTACGTCGCACGACAGGTCGCGGTGAAAACCAAGTACAGCGTGTGGGTCACTCAGGCCGAGCTCGACGCCATGGTCAGGGTGCTCGACAAGTGCCCCAACCAGGCTCTTCCGGACTTCGGAACCCAACCCATCATCGCGAGCAACACGGGCGGGCCCGCGCCCACGACGTCGGCCCCAGCGCCTGCACCTGCACCCACGACGTCGGCCCCAGCGCCAGCGCCCGCGCCCGCTCCGGCACCTGTTGTTGCTCCCGCCCCTGCGCCGGTCGTTGCCGTTGACCTAGATCCACGTTTTCCGTATTGCAAAGACGCGATCCCCGCCGGATATGGCAACTACGTCAAGGGCGTCGACCCGGAATACGACTGGTACCGAGACGCAGACGGCGACGGCATCGTCTGCGAGTACTAG
- a CDS encoding 3'-5' exonuclease, translating to MGDLTDLLAGRVVVAHNSAFDASFLVAEYARAGWPLGLTQDMTLCTMRLAGQFGAPAKLGACCAHGGL from the coding sequence GTGGGAGACCTGACGGACCTGCTGGCGGGGCGCGTCGTCGTGGCTCACAACAGTGCGTTCGACGCATCGTTCCTGGTAGCCGAGTATGCGCGCGCCGGGTGGCCGCTGGGACTGACGCAAGACATGACGCTCTGCACGATGCGCCTGGCGGGGCAGTTTGGGGCGCCCGCGAAGCTGGGGGCGTGTTGCGCGCACGGTGGCTTGTAA
- a CDS encoding ATP-binding protein has protein sequence MLALEGLAGTVVIDEAQRMPELFPMLRVLIDQDRRPGRFLLLGSASPELVGLGAESLAGRIALVELGPLTLADVGAGNLDRLWLRGGLPEAFTAPSVKAAASWLDDYIATFLERALGQLGFRVPATTMRRFWTMLAHRHSGPWNGADMARSLGVSEPTARRYLDALTDAVVVRQLQPWIANIGKRQVRSPKVYLRDTGTLHRLLGISTSDELLAHPIVGASWEGLAVEHISRWGLPVHYWRTQAGAEIDIVLDTGARPWGVEIKRTDAPRVTPSMLHALEDLGLERIVVAHGGPDRFPMAERIEAVPARELLTWRTLSDAL, from the coding sequence ATGCTCGCGCTCGAGGGCCTCGCAGGCACAGTCGTCATTGACGAGGCGCAGCGCATGCCGGAGCTGTTTCCGATGCTGCGGGTGTTGATCGACCAGGATCGCCGGCCCGGCAGGTTCCTGCTGCTGGGAAGCGCGTCGCCAGAGCTCGTGGGCCTTGGTGCCGAGTCGCTTGCCGGGCGCATCGCGCTCGTCGAGCTGGGACCCCTGACGCTCGCCGACGTGGGCGCCGGGAATCTCGACCGACTATGGCTACGCGGAGGCCTCCCCGAGGCGTTCACTGCGCCGAGTGTCAAAGCTGCTGCCTCATGGCTCGATGACTACATCGCCACCTTCCTCGAGCGCGCTCTCGGACAGCTCGGCTTCCGCGTTCCGGCGACGACGATGCGACGGTTCTGGACGATGCTGGCACACCGCCACTCGGGCCCGTGGAACGGCGCCGACATGGCCCGCTCGCTCGGCGTGTCTGAGCCGACCGCTCGCAGGTATCTTGATGCGCTGACCGACGCTGTCGTCGTCCGCCAACTGCAGCCGTGGATCGCCAACATCGGGAAGCGGCAGGTGCGATCGCCAAAGGTGTACCTGCGCGACACGGGCACTCTGCACCGACTGCTGGGGATCTCCACCTCAGACGAGCTGCTCGCCCACCCCATCGTCGGCGCCAGTTGGGAGGGCCTTGCCGTCGAGCACATCTCCCGGTGGGGCCTGCCTGTCCACTACTGGCGCACGCAGGCGGGCGCAGAGATCGACATCGTGCTCGACACCGGCGCGCGTCCGTGGGGCGTCGAGATCAAGCGAACCGACGCACCCCGGGTGACGCCCAGCATGCTTCATGCACTCGAGGACCTGGGGCTCGAGCGCATCGTTGTCGCGCACGGCGGACCGGACCGATTCCCCATGGCCGAGCGCATCGAGGCGGTTCCCGCCCGCGAGCTGCTGACGTGGCGCACCCTGTCCGACGCGCTGTGA
- a CDS encoding ATP-binding protein: protein MATNPSHTYERPLASALASRLTEPRRFIQALTGPRQVGKTTLVQQVADRLAIPVRFASADEPTLQGPAWISQQWEAARGGIGPDGGLLVLDEVQKVPHWSDSVKRLWDEDTRTGTPLKVVILGSAPLLIARGLTESLAGRFEVLHVPHWSYPEMRDAFAFTLRDFIHFGGYPGAAPLITDPERWRRYILDSLIETTISRDVLLLTRVDKPALLRRLFELACDYSGQILSYTKMLGQLQDAGNSTTLAHYLDLLSQAGMVTGLQKYSGSAVRKRGSSPKLQVLNTALMSATSGLTPADARADSTYYGRLVESAVGAHLANAAAAGECELLYWREGNYEVDFVVRIGRKTIAIEVKSGSRRDGLPGMDKFMTEYRPDAALLVGADGISVEDFLSAPATAWGSR, encoded by the coding sequence ATGGCGACCAACCCATCCCATACCTACGAGCGCCCCCTCGCGTCGGCGCTCGCGTCGCGCCTCACCGAACCTCGGCGCTTCATCCAGGCGCTCACCGGCCCCCGCCAAGTGGGCAAGACCACGCTGGTCCAGCAGGTGGCGGACCGCCTGGCGATCCCCGTCAGGTTTGCCAGCGCCGACGAGCCCACCCTCCAAGGCCCCGCGTGGATCAGCCAGCAATGGGAGGCCGCCCGCGGGGGCATCGGCCCCGATGGCGGGCTCCTTGTGCTCGACGAGGTCCAAAAGGTCCCCCACTGGTCCGATTCCGTCAAGCGGCTCTGGGACGAGGACACCCGCACGGGCACGCCGCTCAAGGTGGTCATCCTCGGCTCCGCCCCATTGCTGATCGCGCGCGGACTCACCGAGAGCCTGGCAGGACGCTTCGAGGTGCTGCACGTGCCCCACTGGTCGTATCCCGAGATGCGCGACGCATTCGCCTTCACCCTCCGGGACTTCATCCACTTTGGCGGATACCCCGGCGCCGCACCCCTCATCACCGACCCCGAGCGCTGGCGCCGGTACATTCTCGACTCGCTCATCGAGACCACCATCTCCCGCGACGTGCTGCTGCTCACGCGCGTGGACAAGCCCGCGCTGCTGCGTCGGCTCTTCGAACTCGCTTGCGACTATTCGGGGCAGATCCTCAGCTACACCAAGATGCTGGGCCAACTCCAGGATGCAGGGAACTCCACGACCCTGGCGCACTACCTCGACCTGCTCTCCCAAGCGGGCATGGTCACGGGCCTGCAGAAGTACTCGGGCAGCGCCGTCCGCAAGCGCGGCTCGAGCCCCAAGTTGCAGGTGCTCAATACCGCGCTCATGTCGGCAACATCCGGCCTCACCCCCGCCGATGCGCGCGCCGACTCGACCTACTACGGCAGGCTGGTCGAGTCCGCCGTCGGCGCACATCTGGCGAATGCCGCGGCGGCGGGCGAGTGCGAACTGCTGTATTGGCGCGAAGGCAACTACGAGGTCGACTTTGTGGTGCGCATCGGCCGCAAGACGATCGCGATAGAGGTCAAGAGCGGGTCGCGGCGCGACGGACTTCCCGGCATGGACAAGTTCATGACCGAATACCGGCCCGACGCGGCGCTGCTGGTGGGCGCGGACGGCATCTCGGTTGAGGACTTCTTGAGCGCGCCGGCAACGGCCTGGGGTTCGCGCTGA
- a CDS encoding type II toxin-antitoxin system HicB family antitoxin — MSANHYTYQVSWSPEDGEYVGTVAEFPSLSWLDADEQAAFAGIRRLVADVVAQMVAEGSRPPDSLADRNYSGKFVVRLTPARHRALAIKAAQSGVSMNRLVSDTLASR; from the coding sequence ATGAGCGCCAACCATTACACCTACCAGGTCTCCTGGTCCCCCGAGGACGGCGAGTACGTCGGTACCGTCGCGGAATTTCCCTCGCTGTCGTGGCTCGACGCCGACGAGCAGGCGGCCTTCGCGGGCATCCGACGCCTCGTGGCCGATGTAGTAGCGCAGATGGTCGCCGAAGGTTCACGCCCGCCCGACTCGCTTGCGGACCGCAACTACTCCGGAAAGTTCGTGGTGCGCCTCACGCCCGCCCGCCATCGGGCGCTCGCGATCAAGGCCGCACAGTCAGGCGTCTCCATGAACCGGCTCGTGAGCGACACCCTTGCCTCGCGATAG
- a CDS encoding DUF2130 domain-containing protein translates to MHEITCPHCGKAFTIDEAGYADIVAQVRTKEFNADLQERLHAAEKDKQNAVELAKAQLQGELQKAATAKDSEIQALKAKLEADDVAKQLAVRDAVAAVEKQRDELKSGLEKAQLEMKLAEASLKDKYETQIKDRDDAIERLKDLKVRLSTKMVGETLEQHCETEFNRLRATAFQKAHFEKDNDARTGSKGDYIFREADDAGTEIVSIMFEMKNESDTTATKHKNEDFLKELDKDRTEKGCEYAVMVSLLEPDSELYNSGIVDVSHRFPKMYVVRPQFFIPIITLLRNAAQNSLKYKTELALVRAQSVDVTDFENELDSFKAAFGKNYDLASRRFQLAIDEIDKSIDHLQKTKEALLGSERNLRLANDKAQDVTIKKLTRGNATMAAKFDELKGEDAASED, encoded by the coding sequence ATGCACGAGATCACCTGCCCGCACTGCGGCAAAGCCTTCACCATCGACGAGGCTGGCTACGCCGACATCGTCGCCCAAGTGCGCACCAAGGAGTTCAACGCCGACCTGCAGGAGCGCCTCCACGCGGCCGAAAAGGACAAGCAGAACGCCGTCGAGCTAGCGAAGGCTCAGCTCCAAGGCGAACTTCAGAAGGCCGCCACCGCCAAGGACTCCGAGATCCAAGCACTCAAGGCCAAGCTCGAGGCCGACGACGTGGCCAAGCAGTTGGCCGTGCGGGACGCGGTCGCCGCGGTCGAGAAGCAGCGCGACGAGCTCAAGAGCGGCCTCGAGAAGGCGCAGCTGGAGATGAAGCTCGCGGAGGCCTCGCTGAAGGACAAGTACGAGACGCAGATCAAGGACCGCGACGACGCCATCGAGCGCCTCAAGGACCTCAAGGTGCGGCTGTCCACCAAGATGGTGGGCGAAACCCTCGAGCAGCACTGCGAGACCGAGTTCAACCGCCTGCGCGCCACGGCGTTTCAGAAGGCGCACTTCGAGAAGGACAACGACGCCCGCACCGGCAGCAAGGGCGACTACATCTTCCGGGAGGCCGACGACGCGGGCACCGAGATCGTGTCCATCATGTTCGAGATGAAGAACGAGTCCGACACCACCGCCACCAAGCACAAGAACGAGGACTTTCTCAAGGAGCTCGACAAGGACCGCACCGAGAAGGGCTGCGAGTACGCGGTGATGGTGTCGCTACTGGAGCCCGACAGCGAGCTCTACAACAGCGGCATCGTGGACGTCTCCCACCGCTTCCCCAAGATGTACGTGGTGAGACCGCAGTTCTTCATCCCCATCATCACGCTGCTTCGCAACGCCGCCCAAAACTCGCTCAAGTACAAGACCGAGCTCGCGCTGGTGCGCGCCCAGAGCGTCGACGTCACGGACTTTGAGAACGAGCTTGACTCGTTCAAGGCCGCGTTTGGTAAGAACTACGACCTCGCCTCCCGACGCTTCCAGCTGGCGATCGACGAGATTGACAAGTCGATCGACCACCTGCAGAAGACCAAGGAGGCGCTGCTGGGATCCGAGCGCAACCTCCGCCTCGCGAACGACAAGGCACAGGACGTGACGATCAAGAAGCTGACGCGCGGCAACGCGACGATGGCGGCCAAGTTCGACGAATTGAAGGGTGAGGACGCCGCGAGCGAGGACTAG